The DNA sequence AGTGTTGTGTAGTGGGagaaagtagtggatgtagttgatttttatattattaaatttttattatttttggtaaGTTTGAAATGTATAGAATTAAATGGGACATCCAAAAAGGAAAATGTATAGAAATTAATGGGACAGACGGagtaatatttaattaaaaatatatttatttcatgTATGTCGTGTGTGTTGTGTCGTGTATCCAAAAGGTAAATACAAAATCGACACTATATCTTGATCTTGTACTTTATGTTTGTGTATTTTCGTTTCGTGTATTTAAAATACAAATACAAACACTTAATTTCGTATCATGTGCGGATCTAGAAAAAATGCATGCAAACATAACGATTAAGGGTAAAAATGAAAGTTGTTTTACAAACAAATTTAATCAAAAAATGAGCATGAGTGTTTTATCTTTGAGTATAGTGCGcttcttctttttatttttaGTATTTTAGATACAAATATTAATGAAACTATATAAAGTGTGCGTCGGTAGCACTGGCTAATATAAAGTGTGCGTCCGCAAGTCTACTAAAAGAATTGATCGAGTAAAATATTCGAATGAAGTGGTATTGTCGAATATTGAATACAATTCCTCTCATAATTCATAACACTGAATTGAAGTCCTAAACTCTTCAGTGCAGACCTTACGTACATCGATATAAACAGTACAGTGATCCAATTTTGAACACTTACCCGTATGGTGTTAAATGTTAATGATATCAGTCGCCTTCTCGTGTCATGCCGAATATACAAGAGGGCTGGACCGGCCTCAAAGTAAAAGGGCTTCACTGCTAGCTTAAAACCAAACAATTCCAACGACACAGGCTTATAAACCTCAGCCTGCTACTGCTAGCTTTTTGGGCCCAATCAATTTTCATGTATGCGcacaaattaaaaaaataaaatattttattaattataaacaTATAATAATATCATTCATTAATCATACCGTTGTGGATACATAATTATATGTCCTGATCATCTGCATTACATTACACATTCTTAACACAAGCCACCGCATCAAACATTAATACATATATGAATATATGATCCGATTCATTATAGTGTATGCCAATATAACGAAACAGAACATTTACTACGCATTTTACAACATAAAACATAGTGTATGCCACTGTAACGAAATAGGGGCCCGGGTATTGAGGACATATTTTACCGCATCAGTATAATTTTCTATGTAAAccatatttatatttatatctaTATTTATCTGATGTGGACGATCACTTGAGAAACTTGTAGAAAAGGGCTTCAAATTTCTCCATCTCATCTGCAGGTAAAGCCACCAAAACATTGACAGCATTGACCCCTTCATTAATATCAGGAAACAACAATATAATGTCCTTTCTGTGGTACACAATAGGGCAACTGTATTTTGGCTTTCCCCATGGATATTCCACTTCTTGAAACCCTAATCTCCACCATGAAGATACTAGGAACTCTCCATTTGGAAACCCTATATATGTTTCTCCATAATCTATGACCGACCTTGCATACTCTTCCGTAATTCTACTCGACCCTTCGGTCACTGTATCGACTATTTTCGAAAAGGGCCCTATTTCAAGATCCGTGCATGGAGCCTTTGCATAGGCACTGAGAACAGCATTTCCGGAGTAAGACATTGGGAGTGGTGGCTTGAGCCTTGACCGGATATCCACCGCATAAAGTACGGTGGATATCCTACTAGGGTTTTGCATGGTTTCATTGCATGATAAAGCCTTGCAGCGCCAAATGTGAGCTGTCACCACATTAAAACCTGTGATTTTAGATGCTCCATTATTAGGGCCCATTTTAGCCATGAGTTTGAGATGAGCAATGTCGGCGGAGCTTAATCGAAAAACTTTAGTATCGAGGTTTTCTGGAGTTGAGCAGTCAAAGACAGAAGGGCATGTGTCTTCTCCTCCAGTGAGCTTGATATTCAGGAGTTCAGGGTGTGTGAAGGTGACACGTGGCGGTGATCGAGCGGCTAGTAAGTTACGATCATTGCATGGGATGAAGGGTAAGGGTTTGTGATGATCAT is a window from the Apium graveolens cultivar Ventura chromosome 1, ASM990537v1, whole genome shotgun sequence genome containing:
- the LOC141669024 gene encoding acyltransferase GLAUCE codes for the protein MGTLYDQKHLETPAILQDLKITYHDSSLIFPSQETEKRSMFLSNVDKILNFNVQTVHFFPHNSKFPPEVVTQKLKDAFSKVLVHYDFLAGRLKTNPESGRMEIDCNAAGAGFVVASTEYALDEIGDLVNPNPVFQGFAVQSMEGFKAEDQPLSIMQVTSFKCGGFVLGFSNNHCTSDGLSFKHFLENLASQAYDHHKPLPFIPCNDRNLLAARSPPRVTFTHPELLNIKLTGGEDTCPSVFDCSTPENLDTKVFRLSSADIAHLKLMAKMGPNNGASKITGFNVVTAHIWRCKALSCNETMQNPSRISTVLYAVDIRSRLKPPLPMSYSGNAVLSAYAKAPCTDLEIGPFSKIVDTVTEGSSRITEEYARSVIDYGETYIGFPNGEFLVSSWWRLGFQEVEYPWGKPKYSCPIVYHRKDIILLFPDINEGVNAVNVLVALPADEMEKFEALFYKFLK